One genomic region from Magallana gigas chromosome 3, xbMagGiga1.1, whole genome shotgun sequence encodes:
- the LOC105318065 gene encoding cation-dependent mannose-6-phosphate receptor isoform X2: MNYVDIFWAFLVLLMYLVDVSQSDCKFPRHGPKVSDKDLQRRIQPLVGKTYFGTDRTNSYKYFFGVCTLASNLDRIKALNMPYGMVQETQNDETKKFYGIGQYTNSTIIQGRDWVILEYLDGQPYGSHCGSEPRRARVMFNCDSSVAIGDEQLVIYEEENNKTQECFYLFEMKTSVVCPTSSSTPGLSIGSILVIVFVCVLSLYLILGCAYMRFVLHAKGKEQCPNYSFWQDFGNLQADGCDLVCRSKTSSGSRSYKGIGDDQLEGEEDKDDHLLPM, from the exons atgaattatgttgatattttttgggCATTTCTTGTTCTTTTGATGTATCTGGTGGATGTATCTCAGTCTGACTGTAAATTCCCCAGACATGGTCCTAAAGTTAGCGATAAAGATCTTCAGAGGAGGATTCAACCTCTTGTGGGAAAAAC atATTTTGGTACAGATCGAACTAATTCCTACAAATACTTCTTTGGTGTGTGTACATTAGCTTCAAACTTGGACAGGATTAAAGCGCTAAATATGCCTTATGGAATGGTGCAAGAAACACagaatgatgaaaccaaaaagTTTTATGGAATAGGACAATACACAAACTCTACAATAATTCAAGGAA GAGATTGGGTAATACTGGAATACCTAGATGGGCAACCATATGGCAGTCATTGTGGTTCAGAGCCAAGGAGAGCAAGAGTGATGTTTAATTGTGATAGTAGTGTTGCAATAGGA GATGAACAGCTAGTGATATATGAagaagaaaacaacaaaactcAAGAATGTTTTTACCTGTTTGAAATGAAGACCAGTGTAGTATGTCCCACATCATCATCAACACCAGGCCTCAGTATTGGGTCCATTCTTGTCATTGT GTTTGTGTGTGTGCTGTCCTTATATCTTATTCTGGGGTGTGCCTACATGCGATTTGTTCTTCATGCTAAAGGAAAAGAACAATGTCCAAACTATTCATTCTGGCAAGACTTTGGAAATCTTCAAGCT GATGGCTGTGACTTGGTGTGTCGATCCAAGACATCCTCTGGATCCCGATCATACAAAGGTATCGGAGATGATCAGCTAGAGGGAGAGGAGGACAAGGATGACCATCTTCTACCTATGTGA
- the LOC105318065 gene encoding cation-dependent mannose-6-phosphate receptor isoform X1, which produces MKQGKRHKKMNYVDIFWAFLVLLMYLVDVSQSDCKFPRHGPKVSDKDLQRRIQPLVGKTYFGTDRTNSYKYFFGVCTLASNLDRIKALNMPYGMVQETQNDETKKFYGIGQYTNSTIIQGRDWVILEYLDGQPYGSHCGSEPRRARVMFNCDSSVAIGDEQLVIYEEENNKTQECFYLFEMKTSVVCPTSSSTPGLSIGSILVIVFVCVLSLYLILGCAYMRFVLHAKGKEQCPNYSFWQDFGNLQADGCDLVCRSKTSSGSRSYKGIGDDQLEGEEDKDDHLLPM; this is translated from the exons AT GAAACAAGGAAAGAGACACaagaaaatgaattatgttgatattttttgggCATTTCTTGTTCTTTTGATGTATCTGGTGGATGTATCTCAGTCTGACTGTAAATTCCCCAGACATGGTCCTAAAGTTAGCGATAAAGATCTTCAGAGGAGGATTCAACCTCTTGTGGGAAAAAC atATTTTGGTACAGATCGAACTAATTCCTACAAATACTTCTTTGGTGTGTGTACATTAGCTTCAAACTTGGACAGGATTAAAGCGCTAAATATGCCTTATGGAATGGTGCAAGAAACACagaatgatgaaaccaaaaagTTTTATGGAATAGGACAATACACAAACTCTACAATAATTCAAGGAA GAGATTGGGTAATACTGGAATACCTAGATGGGCAACCATATGGCAGTCATTGTGGTTCAGAGCCAAGGAGAGCAAGAGTGATGTTTAATTGTGATAGTAGTGTTGCAATAGGA GATGAACAGCTAGTGATATATGAagaagaaaacaacaaaactcAAGAATGTTTTTACCTGTTTGAAATGAAGACCAGTGTAGTATGTCCCACATCATCATCAACACCAGGCCTCAGTATTGGGTCCATTCTTGTCATTGT GTTTGTGTGTGTGCTGTCCTTATATCTTATTCTGGGGTGTGCCTACATGCGATTTGTTCTTCATGCTAAAGGAAAAGAACAATGTCCAAACTATTCATTCTGGCAAGACTTTGGAAATCTTCAAGCT GATGGCTGTGACTTGGTGTGTCGATCCAAGACATCCTCTGGATCCCGATCATACAAAGGTATCGGAGATGATCAGCTAGAGGGAGAGGAGGACAAGGATGACCATCTTCTACCTATGTGA